CGCTGCCCACCAGCTCTCTGAATTCACGCAAGTTGGGCTTAATCAGGTAAACGCCTTCTTGGGTGGCTGTTTTCAGGGCGGCTTTGCTTGAGGTATCTAAAATAAAGCGACCGCCGGCCTGGCGTGTCCACTGCGCCAGCCAAGCAAAAAAATCATCCGGTACGCCTGGCGACAAACTACCGCTGGCCACAACATAATCCGGTTCCGGCTTGGTTTTAGCTATTTCTTCAAGACATCGTTCCCACTCCGGCTGTTTTAAGTGGGGACCGGGGAGAATAATCCGATATTGTTGGCCGGTTTCTTCCTCAAGCACCATCCAACTCTCTCGACTCCAACCAGCAACGGGAATGCGTACATGATCAAGCCCTTCCTCATCAAGAAATCTTTCGATAGTTTCACCATTTGGGCCGCCGGCCGGATAGAGCGCCACGGAGTCGCCCCCCAGTTTTCGGATGGCCCGCGATACATTAATACCGCCGCCACCCGGCTCCTGGTTAAGTGTTTGACAACGGAGTTTTCGGTCCGGCACAACGTGGTCAATGCCGGTACTTTTATCAAGGGTGGGATTCATCGTTAGGGAAACAATGGTTTTCATGAGTTTGCTTTTCTCATGCATCTAGCAAATATAAGCCCATTAAATTCAATCTCTACTTATTAGTGTACTATGGAGATACTCCATCCTGCCATACTCAAGTAGGCAGTTTCAGCCAGAAAGCATGAGCTATTTTTGTCTAGCTCTA
This genomic interval from Anaerolineae bacterium contains the following:
- a CDS encoding 1-phosphofructokinase family hexose kinase; this translates as MKTIVSLTMNPTLDKSTGIDHVVPDRKLRCQTLNQEPGGGGINVSRAIRKLGGDSVALYPAGGPNGETIERFLDEEGLDHVRIPVAGWSRESWMVLEEETGQQYRIILPGPHLKQPEWERCLEEIAKTKPEPDYVVASGSLSPGVPDDFFAWLAQWTRQAGGRFILDTSSKAALKTATQEGVYLIKPNLREFRELVGSELKDEAEQEVKAMAMVEAGQSDVVVVSLGAAGVILATQQGCERLRAPTVSIKSKVGAGDSTVAGIVLGLARDQTLRESILFGVAAGAAAVMTPGSELCRKEDTERLYQRMITSEES